The genome window CCAGAACCGCCTACGTGAAGTCATCTCGCAAGCCAAGGCCGACAGCGCCGCTTGCCAGGCTGCCATGCAAGAGATCCGCCGCAAGCGGCAGGCCCTCAACTCGCTCCGCGCGCGGCTCAACCCCGGCCCGTGTCCGATTGGCCCGGACGGCAAGCCCGACGTCAATGCATCCGAAAAAATCCAAGCCGAGATTAACGCACTCATCGCGGAGATCGCGGCAGACGATGAGCGCTATGACGACCTAAGGGAGCGGAGCACGTTGTCCGGCACTCTAGCCAACAAGGCGCGCGATCATGCTCGCCAGCATGACCAGTTGCCGCCCGAGTTGGAGGACTGATCATGGCGCTTCCTAAATTCTTCGCGGCCACGCTAGCCCGCACGAAATCGGCAGCCGCCGGGATTCGTGAAGACGTGTCGAAGCTGCGTTCGGAAATCCGTGGTGCACAAGTCCGCCGCGCTGAAATCGAGGCGGCACCCGTCGATGTTGCCGAGGTGGAACGCCGCGTCGACGGTCTGCTGAGTTCGGCCGAAGCATCCTTCCTTTTCGGCGGCTGGAGTTCGTCCTGGCTTTCCGCTCCCGGTTTCGACAGCGAGCGGCTCTTGAAGTCGCTGCAGTTCGGGTTCTCGAGGCAACCCCTGGGCGCCCTCTCGTATCTCGGTGGGCGCGAGATGCTGAAGGCGGCACTCATGGCCGAGGCAGCGACAGGCATGCCGTTGGAAGCCAAGCCACTGACCGCCGAGCAGCGTGCAAAGGCCCTCGCCGACGCAGACGCCGAGATCGAACGGCTTGAGATGCTGGAGGAAGCCGTCATTCGCGAAGCCGCGTCTGCTGGCATCGAAATCTCTCGGCGAGAGGACGCGAGCGCGGCGGTGTTCCTCCTTCCTGATGCGGATATGCCCCGATGAAAGCACCTCGGCGCTTCGGCCACTCTGGCCTGACTCTCACAGCCGCGAAGGCTGCCATCAGGGCGGGGACGTTCCGCGATCTGGAAAAGAAGGCAGCAGGAAAGGTCAAGGCGGCCATGCGAAAGCCTCCGGCGGACGAGGAAGAGTTCGACTTCGACCAAGCCTCGCCGGGAACGCCAGCGGCGGAACTGGATGCATGCATTCGCGCGATGTCATCCACCGAGATGGACGAGCTTCTCGAAGCAATGGCGGAGGCGGCGGACGCGCAACAGCAGGGCAGCAAGACAAGCCGTACCGCGCACCAAACGGCGCGCGGCGTGGACATTTGGCGAAAAGCTTTGAAGGGGAAGCAATGACGAAGACGACCAAAGCCCTCGGTATGTGGAAGAAGGCGTTGCGCACCGGCCCGGCCGAGGAAAAAGACACCAATGAGGAGCTTGCGAAGGCGAAGAAGGCCGAAGCCAGAGCTACGAAGAAGAAGCTCTCGGCCGAGCAAGTCGCGGCCATCTGGCGGCGTGCCATCCGTGGCGAGGTGTAACGTGCGCGATTTGCCTTTCCTCGTTTCCAAGCTATTTGGGACGCCGCACCTGATTCGGCAGTCAAAGCTTGATCAAATCCTCACCGGCCTCGCACCCGTCATAAGCGGGGCCGCACCCAAGAGGACTCGGCTTGCAGATGACGACATCGAAGCGCTCGGCCTGATCACACAGAGCGGTCCACGGCTCGAGGGCAATATTGCGGTGCTGCCTATCATGGGCACGCTCGTGCGCCGCCTGTCATGGATAGAAGCGGAATCCGGCCTCACGTCTTACAAGACAATCACGGACGACATCACTCAGTTGATGCTCGATCCATACATTCGCGGCGTCATCCTCGAAATCGACAGCTACGGGGGCGAAGCCGGCGGCGTGTTCGACCTGGCCGACTTCATCCGTAAAATCCAACGTCAGACCGGCAAGCCGATCTACGCGCATGCGAACGAGAATGCCGCGAGCGCAGCTTATGCCATCGCATGCGCTGCCGAGAAGGTTTGGGTTGCTCGCACCGGCGAGGTCGGCAGCATCGGAGTGATTTGCGCGCACCTCGACCAATCGCAAGCGGACGAAAAGGCGGGATTGCGCTGGACGTTCATTTCTGCGGGCGAACGAAAAACGTGGGGCAACCCGCACGAGCCGCTCGGCGACGAGGCCAGGGCACGCGTTCAGGCCGATGTTGACTGGCTTTACGATGAGTTCGTGAAGACCGTTGCACGCTACCGCGGGATGCGGCCGGCCGACATACGCGCCACGAAGGCCGATGTGTTCCGTGGTGAAGACGCGGTGGGTGTCGGGCTCGCTGACGCCTCTGGGACACTGGACGAATGCTTTGACGTGCTCAGTAGAAGGCTGCGCGGTTGAATGAATTCCGTTGGCTGACCGTCAGCGGTGTCCAAGGCGGGCGAGAGTAGGCTCACACTCTCGTCCGTCGCTTCGCCACCAAACTCTAGGTTCTTCCCGACGGGTACCGGCTTGCGGGGACCATGGCGGCGCGGGCCTTCGCTAGCGACAATAAATCGAAAAACGCTTCACACTTAACGGGGGAGGTGATCACGATGTCATCAACCGAAACGGAAACCAAGGCCGCGTTCGCGCGTCGCCTCGGATGTTCAAAGGCGTGGGTCTCGCAGTTGATCAAGAAGGGTTTGCCTCTCACGTCCGATGGCAAGCTCGTGCCGATAGCCGAGGCGCTCGCGTGGGTGCAGGGCAATGTGTCCAGCGGCGGCACCGATAACGACGCGCCCAATCTGAACGGAGCGAAGATCCGCCTCGTGCTGGCGAACGCGAAGCGCGCTGAGTTCGCTCTCGAGCGCGAGCGCGGCACTTACGTCTCGCGCGATGAAGTCCGCCGTGCTGCCCAGGCTTTCGGCCGAGGACACCGCGACCAGATGCTGAACTTCGCGAACCGCTTCGGGCCTGGGATCGCAGCCGCCGCCGGATGCGATGCGGCCACGCTGATCGGCCTGATCGACGCTCGCATGCGCGAAGCGCTCCTTGAGTCTGTTGGCATTTCGGTGCCCTTCCAAGGTGATCGCGATGCCTGAGACCACCGACTGCTTTACGGAGATGGTCCTGACAGATCACCGCCCAGCAATGGCCGCGCTCTTCGAGGCGCGTCGCCGGATAGGCATCCGGAACGCCGAGCTGCGGTAAGCATCCGGTGAGGGCCGCAGCGTGAGCGCTTGCGGTTGATGACTACGCCGCCAGTTGCAAGCCGGGCTGCTTCCATTCCCAGGGCAGCAGCTCATGGAGTCGGCTTTGCGGCTGGCCTGCGATGCGGGCGAGCACATCGGCCAGCCAAGCCATCGGATCGATGCCGTTGAGTTTGGCCGTCATGATCATCGTCATCATAAAGGCGGCCCGGTCGGCGCCGCGATCTGAACCGGCGAAGAGCCACGACTTTCTTCCGAGCGCAAAACCTCTCAGCGCTCGTTCGGCCGAGTTGTTGCTCAGGCAGATGCGGCCGTCGCCAAGGAAAGCGGCGAACCGATCCCAGCGCTTGAGCAGATAATCGATGGGCCTGGCGACGGAAGCCGAGCGCGACAATCGCGAGCGCTCCTCGCCAAGCGAGGTTTTCAGATCGGCCAGAAGCGGCGCGCTTTGCTTCTGGCGCACGCGCAGGCGCTCGCTGGCGGGAAGGCCGTTGATGGAGCGCTCGATGTCGAACAGCGCGTCGATGCGCTTGACCGCTTCCAGCGCAATCGGGGAGATGGCCGGCGCCTGTTTGCCGCGCTTCGCGTTGGCGGCGATGTCAGCCAGTTCGAAGAACTGGCGCCTGGCGTGCGCCCAGCACAGCGCCGAGACGATGGCGCCTTTTTCGCGCGCCGGATCGTAAAGCCCGTTATAGCCGCTATAGGCGTCGGCCTGCAAAATGCCGGCGAAGTCTCGAAGATGGCTCTCGGGATGCTCCTGCCTTCGGTCTCGCGAAGCGTAGTAAAGCGCGGCCGGCGGCGCGGTCCCGCCAAAAGGGCGATCGTCTCTGACATAGGTCCAGATGCGGCCGGTGACTGTCTTGCCTTTCGCCAGGATCGGCACCGTCGTGTCGTCGCCAAACAACCGTTCGGCCGAAAGAACATGGGCCTCGATCAGCGCCTGGAGCGGTTGCAGCGCCGCCATGCAGGACCCAACCTGATCGGCCAGCGTCGAGACGGAAAGTTCGACGCCTTCGCGCGCATACCGCTCGCTTTGCCGGTTGAGAGGCTGGTGCTGGCCGAACTTCTCGAACAAGATCATGGCCAAAAGGCCCGGCCCGGCAAAACCGCGCGGCGTTGCATGAAAGGGCGCCGGCGGTTGCGCGATCGCCTCGCAGCACCGGCAGGAGAACTTCTCGCGCACCGTTTGGATGACTTTCCAGCGGCGCGGAACAACCTCGAGCGTCTCGGTGACGTCCTCGCCGAGCTTCGACAGCTTCGTCGAGCCGCAAGACGGACAACATGTCGGCGCCGGGAGCACCACGCGCTCGCGCGGCAGATGCGCCGGGAAAGGCTTGCGCGATGGATGCTTGCGCGTAGAGGATGGCGTGCCTTGCGTCCGGGCTGTGGCTGTCTCGGCGAGAAGCTCGTCCTCGGCCGCGGCTGTCTCCAGCTCTTCGAGCTGAAGCTCCATCTGCTCCAGGAGCCGCGCCTTGTGCTCCGAGCGGCTACCGTAAAGCACCCGCCGCAGCTTCTCGATCTCGAGCCTCAGATGAGCGATCAGCGCGTCCGTGCTGGATGTCGCCGCGCGAGCGCGAGCCGCAACGGCCTCGGCGGAAAGGCGGGCGGCGCGCTCGGCGAGGATCATCGCATGCGCGGCGGCAAGGTCGGAAGGAAGAGCGTCAAGCGGCGTGGTCACCCGACAAGAGAATCATGGTTCGCCAACGTTTTCAAAGGCAAACCGTCAGCCAACCGAAGTCGGTCTCCAGGTTTTTTGCGGATTGCGCCAATCGATCCCGGAGAGCAGATAGCCAAGCTGCGCGGGCGAAATCGAGATCGCGCCGTCAGCCGGGCTCGGCCACAAGAACCGGCCTTTCTCCAGACGCTTCGTAAAAAGGCAGGCGCCCTGGCCGTCATGCCAGATCACCTTCAGAAGATCGCCCCGGCGGCCGCGAAAGCAAAACAGATGGCCGCTCAAAGGATCGCGCTGCAAAACCTCCTGGACCTGCAAGGACAGCGACGGGAAGCCCCTGCGCATATCGGTGTGACCCGTCGCCAGCCACACCCGCACGCCGGTCGGAACCGGGATCATGGTCTCCTCCCGTCGGCAATATCGAGAATGCGCTTCAACGCGCCCATGTCGGCGCCGGGGCCAACCCGCACGCGCCGCCCGTTCAAAAGCTCGATCTCGATGCGATTATCGGCGGCGGGCGCGTCACTGGCGCTGTGATCGTAGATCGTGTCGCGGCTCTTCCCTGGCGCCGTCAGAGAGACCGGCAGGAATGCCGGTGCGGGCTCTGGCTTCTCGTCGTTCTTGGCCAGCTTCCGCCAACGAAACAGAAGGCTTGGCTTGATCCCATGCCTGCGGGCGACCGCTGACACATTCACGCCGGGCTGCAAAGCCTCGGCGATGATCGCCTGCTTCTCGTCCTCGCTCCAGCGGCGCCGGGTATCAGCAACTACGGAATACCGGCGGGCAAAAGTATCTCCAGACATAGGCACGGGCATAGCTCCTGTCGCGACAAGCGTCACAGACAAGACCTGTCTCTTACACGCCCCGCAAGGCGGCCCTCAGCGGAGGCTTACGAGCTGCGCGCACGGTCGGGCGTTGCAATCAACTCGGCGCAATACTGGCTGGCGGGAAGGGCGACACCCACCATGGGCAAGCTGTTCTCGTTCGCCAATGCCCTCGGCTTCGACATCGTGCTGCGCCGCCAACGCCCACGCTCAGCGGAGGCATCACGGGAAGTCAGCATCGGCGACCATCGCGCCGTCATGCGTGCCCTGTTCTTCGAGCGACGCCTCAAAACTATGAGCGTTTTCGATGCGGAGTTCCGGAGCGGGGTGAGCGTCAGCGCCTCCTACGCTTGGAAAGATGGCGCCTATCCGCAGTTCGCGAACTTCGTCGCCTTCGTCGGCGCCCTTGGCTTCGAGGTGGTGCTGAAAAAACTCAAGCAGGACGGCGCCATAATGGAATGAACGCCGCGCGATCATCGTCCTTCGCCGTGCCCCCAGCGAACCATTCGTAATTCACGGCTTTCGCAACATCAAGTGGCGGCTCTTTGTTCTCGATAACTATTACTTGGATATCTCTGTTTATCGACTTTAGCGAGTTCCAGAACGCTTCTTCGACGCATGAATCTACGGGGTCCATTCTTCCTTTTACTTGTGATCCCTTCTTTTTATAGCTCGTTAGCGGTGAATCAATCATGATAAAACCTGGATGCGGACGACCTTCGCGCTGACAGTAGCGCAATAATGCCACCACAAATGCCGAGTGGAGCACAGCTCTAACGCCTTTGCCATGCGACTGGCGGGCTTGACCATCGACAATGATATCGAATGCTGTGTCGTCGAACTCTACTTGACCCGGACCGACCCAGCGCCATTCCTTTAGCACAGCTTCAATTTCGTCGCAGAAGGCCCGAAGGGCTTTTCTGGGAAGAGGCTCCCACTGTCTCGCTGTGCCACCTGCCATGTAAGCGACACGTTCAATTTCCGCTTTCATCGCGCGAAGACTATCTAATTGATCCCGATCCGCCTTTTTTGTTTCCAGATCTACGCGCCTTGCGATCAGCGCCTGAAGCTGTATCGTGTCGGCTCTCAAGGCAGGTTGCAAGACTTGGTCGAGCCGTCTTTCCGTTCGCTCCAATGTTTCTTTAGCTGCATTCCATTGGCGCTCCCGTTCTTCGCGACGCACATTGAGGCTCTCGATAGCTTGATAGAGGTCCTTTTGTTGGGCTAGGATTTTTGAAGCTTCGGCGCGCGCCGACTCGTAAATTTCTGCACTACTCGATGCGGCGAGATGAGCGTGATGAGGTGTCATCAATTGATCGCAGAGGGGGCATTTTACCTCCTGCAGCGCTTCGAAATAGTGCGCGCCCTCAGCTATGAAATCGAGCCGTGAGAGATCAGAACTGTAACGCTCCTCCAACAAACGATACCGTGTTAGCAATTCGTCGATGGCACGCATTTGCGCTTCTGCGTAGTGTGTGTCAGCGATTGCTTCTTTTCTCTTCTCCTCCAAACGTTGACTGGATTTTTCGTAAGAAAATATACGATTATAAATATCATTAATACTGATATCTACTCTATCTATTATTTCGTTTGGTATTATCTCATAAATAGAACTAACTTTATCTTCGAGTGGCGCTATTAATTCTGCGATAACACCTAGTTTTGCGCTTGCCTTTGCCTTTGTTATTTCTTGCTTCTCATTCGCAACTATACCTTCATCGTCTTTTCCGGAAAGGATGAATGCGAACATCCTCTTGCGTGCAGTTGAATCGTAACCACCAGGCCCAAGGACGGGGGACTGTTTTTCGATTACCGAGACTTCGTCGACCATGATTAAAGGAATAAATGTGCGGATAGTCAGTCTCTGTGTCTTTCCATCACTGTTTGATCGCAGCATAGCGTCGGGTATCCCGGCAAACGGAAATAGTACGGATGTCACGTCCTTAGCGGCGCTCTTTCCGTGCCGGCGCGGGATTACCCTCGCGCCAGTGTTTAAGGAAATGTCGCTAATTCGACACGGGTAGGCCGCCATGTCGCCCGTTTTCAGACTTCGCTCCAACGTGAGAATCTCGCCGCTCGAATTCTGAAACTCCACATAGAGCTGCAGATATGGGGCATCCTCTGGTATGCGGTTGCTGAGCTCGTCAGCACCAAAAATATAATCCACACAGCGGAGTAGGTAGCTTTTGCCGGTCTCGGATTCGCCCGCGACTAT of Rhodomicrobium vannielii ATCC 17100 contains these proteins:
- a CDS encoding S49 family peptidase, coding for MRDLPFLVSKLFGTPHLIRQSKLDQILTGLAPVISGAAPKRTRLADDDIEALGLITQSGPRLEGNIAVLPIMGTLVRRLSWIEAESGLTSYKTITDDITQLMLDPYIRGVILEIDSYGGEAGGVFDLADFIRKIQRQTGKPIYAHANENAASAAYAIACAAEKVWVARTGEVGSIGVICAHLDQSQADEKAGLRWTFISAGERKTWGNPHEPLGDEARARVQADVDWLYDEFVKTVARYRGMRPADIRATKADVFRGEDAVGVGLADASGTLDECFDVLSRRLRG
- the tnpC gene encoding IS66 family transposase — protein: MILAERAARLSAEAVAARARAATSSTDALIAHLRLEIEKLRRVLYGSRSEHKARLLEQMELQLEELETAAAEDELLAETATARTQGTPSSTRKHPSRKPFPAHLPRERVVLPAPTCCPSCGSTKLSKLGEDVTETLEVVPRRWKVIQTVREKFSCRCCEAIAQPPAPFHATPRGFAGPGLLAMILFEKFGQHQPLNRQSERYAREGVELSVSTLADQVGSCMAALQPLQALIEAHVLSAERLFGDDTTVPILAKGKTVTGRIWTYVRDDRPFGGTAPPAALYYASRDRRQEHPESHLRDFAGILQADAYSGYNGLYDPAREKGAIVSALCWAHARRQFFELADIAANAKRGKQAPAISPIALEAVKRIDALFDIERSINGLPASERLRVRQKQSAPLLADLKTSLGEERSRLSRSASVARPIDYLLKRWDRFAAFLGDGRICLSNNSAERALRGFALGRKSWLFAGSDRGADRAAFMMTMIMTAKLNGIDPMAWLADVLARIAGQPQSRLHELLPWEWKQPGLQLAA
- the tnpB gene encoding IS66 family insertion sequence element accessory protein TnpB (TnpB, as the term is used for proteins encoded by IS66 family insertion elements, is considered an accessory protein, since TnpC, encoded by a neighboring gene, is a DDE family transposase.), producing the protein MIPVPTGVRVWLATGHTDMRRGFPSLSLQVQEVLQRDPLSGHLFCFRGRRGDLLKVIWHDGQGACLFTKRLEKGRFLWPSPADGAISISPAQLGYLLSGIDWRNPQKTWRPTSVG
- the tnpA gene encoding IS66-like element accessory protein TnpA, yielding MSGDTFARRYSVVADTRRRWSEDEKQAIIAEALQPGVNVSAVARRHGIKPSLLFRWRKLAKNDEKPEPAPAFLPVSLTAPGKSRDTIYDHSASDAPAADNRIEIELLNGRRVRVGPGADMGALKRILDIADGRRP